A single window of Caldicellulosiruptor bescii DSM 6725 DNA harbors:
- a CDS encoding TIGR03986 family type III CRISPR-associated RAMP protein: MDKRNTEAKPNQRMAAKAPYNFVPLNICVVKAQEVPSFSKFYKDRYSGYIELEIETITPLFIGTKEKCSQFFSPAGKPRIPGSTLRGMTRTLVEIVSYGKYGFCDKSRRLYYRAVAGSSSLDKSYRELFVDRNDYFKYKFSAGIMRKEGNTYRIYPSKFCEKTQIYRIEFNNLPDELKDKKPYYFEVVYYKPVSVKVHKHSKVNLKYAKITSISLSQDSEHPQRGYLIISGNVEKKKHMHWIINEPEEHNYIVIPEKKIEEYRNDEKRDPSFDILKILNECGEVPVFFITDQANNVIAFGHTGFFRLSYDYTIGEHIPKNLQSDDVIDFAEAIFGKAGQTNSFASRVFFEDAELIETPENLENIFLTETSPKILSAPKPTAFQHYLEQPEGVQTSKDKLHHWNTKEAKIRGYKLYWHRNTPDEPYHEHSWSEGKIIKDSEQHTVIKPIGRGVKFKSRIRFENLSKEELGCLLFVLDLPDGYYHKIGMGKPLGLGTIKIKPTLFLIDKKIRYSSLFHEDEWELGIERKETLQDYKSDFEKYIMRNIPDEEKDNANSLWETKRLKELKILLCWEHNNCVGWLEKTRYMTIGDRAKKIENEFRKRTVLPKPSEVIQGD; the protein is encoded by the coding sequence ATGGATAAAAGAAACACAGAAGCAAAACCTAACCAACGAATGGCCGCCAAAGCACCTTATAATTTTGTTCCTTTGAACATATGTGTAGTTAAAGCCCAAGAAGTGCCATCTTTTAGCAAATTTTATAAAGATAGATACTCAGGATATATAGAACTTGAAATAGAGACAATAACACCACTTTTTATAGGAACAAAGGAAAAGTGCTCACAATTTTTTTCGCCTGCTGGCAAACCCCGAATTCCTGGAAGTACATTGAGAGGTATGACAAGAACTCTTGTAGAAATTGTATCGTATGGGAAGTATGGGTTTTGCGATAAAAGTAGAAGATTATATTACAGAGCAGTTGCAGGTAGTTCAAGTTTAGATAAAAGCTATAGAGAATTATTTGTGGACAGAAATGATTATTTTAAATATAAGTTTAGTGCAGGAATAATGAGAAAAGAAGGAAATACATACAGAATATATCCGTCAAAATTTTGTGAGAAAACACAGATTTATCGAATAGAATTTAACAATCTTCCCGACGAACTTAAAGATAAAAAACCTTATTATTTTGAAGTAGTTTACTATAAACCAGTTTCTGTAAAAGTTCACAAGCATTCTAAAGTGAATTTGAAGTATGCTAAAATAACTTCTATTTCCTTATCCCAAGACTCTGAGCATCCTCAAAGGGGTTATCTTATTATTTCGGGTAACGTAGAAAAAAAGAAACATATGCACTGGATTATAAATGAACCAGAAGAACACAACTATATTGTGATTCCTGAAAAAAAGATTGAAGAATACAGAAATGATGAAAAAAGAGATCCTTCATTTGATATTCTCAAGATACTTAATGAGTGTGGTGAAGTTCCAGTATTTTTTATTACTGACCAAGCAAATAATGTTATAGCCTTTGGACATACAGGTTTTTTCCGCTTGTCTTATGATTATACAATTGGAGAGCATATTCCAAAAAATCTACAATCAGATGATGTTATTGATTTTGCTGAAGCTATTTTTGGGAAAGCAGGCCAAACAAATTCTTTTGCTTCCAGGGTCTTTTTTGAAGATGCGGAATTGATTGAAACTCCAGAAAATTTGGAGAATATATTTTTAACAGAAACCTCACCTAAAATTTTGAGTGCACCGAAACCTACAGCTTTTCAGCATTATTTAGAACAACCAGAAGGTGTTCAGACATCAAAAGATAAACTGCATCATTGGAATACGAAGGAAGCTAAAATAAGAGGATATAAACTTTATTGGCACAGGAACACACCTGATGAGCCATACCATGAGCATAGTTGGAGTGAAGGAAAAATTATAAAAGATTCAGAACAGCATACTGTTATCAAGCCCATAGGCAGAGGAGTGAAATTTAAATCTCGCATCAGATTTGAAAACTTATCGAAAGAAGAGCTTGGTTGTTTACTATTTGTTTTGGATTTGCCAGATGGTTACTATCACAAAATTGGAATGGGGAAACCTCTTGGACTTGGAACTATAAAAATAAAGCCAACATTATTCCTCATAGATAAAAAAATAAGATATAGCTCTCTCTTTCATGAAGATGAATGGGAATTAGGGATTGAAAGGAAAGAAACTTTGCAAGATTATAAAAGTGATTTTGAAAAATATATTATGCGAAACATTCCAGATGAAGAAAAAGATAACGCAAATTCATTGTGGGAAACTAAGCGCTTGAAGGAGTTAAAAATATTGCTTTGTTGGGAACACAACAATTGTGTAGGATGGTTAGAAAAAACAAGATACATGACCATAGGTGACAGGGCGAAAAAAATCGAAAACGAATTTAGGAAACGAACTGTGCTGCCAAAACCTTCTGAAGTTATTCAAGGAGATTAA
- a CDS encoding SPFH domain-containing protein: protein MGILLEVAGVLISIYILLKLIGLRVIPNDKVGIVEKWWSFKGSLDEQIIALHGEAGFQPEVLRGGIHFRTPLMYKVHIVPLVTIPQGQIGYVFARDGKPLEPTQTLGRVVPECNNFQDVRAFLENGGQRGPQRAILREGTYAFNLAQFIVITEDKIYYLPMGNKEEKEMIEKMVQTLKSRNAFRPIVITEDKVGIVTVHDGPSLPSGDIVAPTVGDDPSDPETYHNNFQDPEKFLKAGGFRGRQLQVLVEGTYFINRLFATVELIDKTVIEVGYVGVVVSYVGPKGQDTSGEDYKHGELVEKGYRGVWKDPLMPGKYAFNTYAGKIVKVPTTNIILKWISNQTGTHRYDENLKEVSLITKDAFEPSLPLAVVLHIDYRKAPLVVQRFGDLKMLVEQTLDPMVSAYFKNIGQKKTLIELIQQRDEIQKIASAEMKERFAHYNLELEEVLIGTPMSSPNDNKIDAILEQLRDRQIALEQIETYSRQQKAAEKERELREAEARAAQQKLLTESEINIQIQTNQGKAEYQRSLQEAQKIKALAEAEAEKEARIGIGRAIAIEEQVKAYGGPQYQVLQDVMGKFTQALEKTGIDIVPETVVSMGEKSSSVSFNAFEMLLTLLLTKELGVEFKAKETEDENIKRIKQEILNSILLAKENEKEEKTEQVSQGLQQQNAVS from the coding sequence GTGGGCATATTGCTTGAAGTTGCTGGTGTGTTAATTTCCATTTATATTTTGCTTAAGCTCATAGGTCTTCGCGTCATTCCAAATGACAAAGTGGGTATTGTCGAAAAATGGTGGTCTTTCAAAGGTTCACTGGATGAGCAGATTATAGCGCTGCACGGTGAAGCAGGCTTTCAGCCAGAGGTTTTAAGAGGTGGTATTCATTTTAGGACACCGCTTATGTACAAAGTTCATATTGTTCCGCTTGTTACAATTCCACAGGGTCAAATTGGCTATGTGTTTGCAAGAGATGGGAAACCGCTCGAGCCTACTCAGACGCTCGGCAGAGTTGTTCCAGAGTGCAATAATTTCCAAGATGTACGTGCATTTTTAGAAAATGGAGGGCAAAGAGGACCTCAAAGGGCAATACTGAGAGAAGGAACATATGCTTTTAACCTTGCTCAGTTTATAGTCATCACAGAAGATAAGATTTACTATCTTCCAATGGGCAACAAAGAAGAAAAAGAGATGATAGAGAAGATGGTCCAGACTTTAAAATCACGAAATGCATTCAGGCCGATTGTAATAACAGAGGACAAGGTTGGGATTGTAACTGTACACGACGGACCATCACTTCCAAGTGGTGATATTGTCGCACCGACAGTTGGCGATGACCCATCTGACCCTGAGACTTATCACAACAACTTCCAGGATCCTGAAAAATTTTTAAAAGCTGGGGGATTTCGTGGAAGACAGCTTCAGGTGCTTGTTGAAGGGACATACTTTATAAACCGCCTGTTTGCAACAGTTGAGCTGATTGACAAAACGGTTATTGAAGTTGGATATGTCGGAGTTGTTGTATCATATGTTGGTCCAAAAGGGCAGGATACATCGGGTGAGGACTACAAACATGGTGAGCTTGTTGAAAAAGGATACAGAGGTGTTTGGAAAGATCCTCTGATGCCTGGAAAATACGCTTTTAACACATATGCTGGGAAAATTGTAAAGGTTCCCACTACAAACATAATTCTAAAATGGATAAGTAACCAGACAGGTACGCACCGCTATGACGAAAACCTCAAAGAAGTAAGTTTAATCACAAAAGATGCGTTTGAACCGTCGCTGCCATTAGCAGTTGTTCTTCACATAGATTACAGGAAAGCTCCTTTGGTTGTCCAGAGATTTGGGGATTTGAAGATGCTTGTTGAGCAGACTCTTGACCCGATGGTATCTGCATACTTTAAAAATATAGGGCAGAAAAAGACCCTCATTGAGCTTATTCAGCAAAGAGATGAGATTCAAAAGATAGCATCAGCTGAGATGAAAGAGAGATTTGCTCATTACAACTTAGAGCTTGAAGAGGTTTTAATTGGAACACCAATGTCATCTCCAAACGACAACAAGATAGACGCAATCTTAGAGCAGCTTCGCGACAGGCAAATTGCCCTTGAGCAGATAGAGACGTACTCACGCCAGCAAAAAGCAGCTGAAAAAGAAAGAGAGCTCAGAGAGGCAGAAGCTCGGGCTGCCCAGCAAAAACTTTTGACAGAGTCTGAGATAAATATTCAGATTCAGACAAACCAAGGAAAGGCAGAATATCAGAGGTCACTTCAAGAAGCTCAGAAGATAAAAGCATTGGCTGAGGCAGAAGCAGAAAAAGAAGCACGAATTGGTATTGGCCGGGCAATTGCAATAGAAGAACAGGTAAAGGCATACGGCGGACCGCAATATCAAGTTCTGCAGGATGTCATGGGCAAGTTTACTCAGGCTTTAGAGAAAACTGGTATTGATATAGTTCCTGAGACAGTTGTTTCAATGGGTGAAAAATCATCTTCAGTTTCATTTAATGCGTTTGAAATGCTACTCACTTTGCTTTTGACAAAAGAACTCGGTGTTGAATTCAAGGCAAAAGAGACAGAGGATGAGAATATAAAGAGGATAAAGCAAGAAATACTAAATTCAATCCTTCTTGCAAAAGAAAATGAAAAAGAAGAGAAAACTGAACAGGTTTCTCAGGGGTTACAGCAGCAAAATGCAGTATCTTAA